The following proteins are encoded in a genomic region of Galbibacter sp. BG1:
- a CDS encoding type 1 glutamine amidotransferase domain-containing protein: MKKILFVLTSHEDLGDTGEKTGFWIEEFAAPYYFLKDKGMDITLASPKGGQPPIDPKSDTPDAQTPATKRFKNDKETQELLSKTTKLEFIEEGHYDAIFFPGGHGPLWDLAEDKDSISLIENFYKNGKPVSAVCHAPAVFKNTKNRDGEPLVKGKKVTGFTNSEEAAVELTDVVPFLVEDMLKKNGGEYSKGDDWAEYAVEDGLLITGQNPASSELVAKKLLAKLK; encoded by the coding sequence ATGAAAAAAATATTGTTTGTATTAACCAGTCATGAAGATTTAGGGGATACAGGAGAAAAAACCGGATTTTGGATTGAAGAATTTGCGGCACCATATTACTTTCTTAAGGATAAAGGAATGGACATTACACTTGCTTCCCCAAAAGGAGGACAACCACCAATCGATCCAAAAAGTGATACACCCGATGCACAGACACCTGCTACAAAACGGTTTAAAAATGATAAAGAAACCCAAGAACTTCTTTCGAAAACCACAAAATTAGAATTTATTGAAGAAGGTCATTATGATGCGATATTTTTCCCTGGAGGGCATGGTCCACTTTGGGATTTAGCAGAAGATAAAGATTCCATTAGCTTGATAGAAAATTTTTACAAAAACGGAAAGCCTGTAAGTGCTGTTTGCCACGCTCCTGCAGTTTTTAAGAATACTAAAAATAGAGATGGTGAACCCTTGGTAAAAGGTAAAAAAGTTACTGGTTTTACGAATTCTGAAGAAGCTGCAGTAGAATTAACCGATGTGGTTCCATTTTTAGTAGAAGATATGCTTAAGAAAAATGGAGGCGAGTATTCTAAAGGAGACGATTGGGCAGAGTACGCTGTGGAAGATGGTCTTTTAATTACAGGACAGAATCCTGCATCATCGGAACTGGTAGCTAAAAAATTATTGGCTAAACTTAAATAG
- a CDS encoding DUF6265 family protein, which yields MKTTCLLLALLLLFACQPDKKQNKKEEAIPVITDSEVVSFNWLLGKWKRLNEEEGKETFEVWEKLNPSKYVGLGFTMQSGDTIWQEQIKLEKDEKNWNFKVKSPDEASFTIFKVTAIRENSFECENKDIEFPNSIKYDLEASHLKATVSGGEMQINFDFEKLK from the coding sequence ATGAAGACTACCTGCCTCTTGCTCGCACTTCTCTTGCTATTTGCTTGTCAACCCGATAAAAAGCAAAATAAAAAGGAAGAAGCAATACCTGTTATAACCGATTCGGAAGTAGTTTCTTTTAATTGGCTGCTTGGGAAGTGGAAACGATTAAATGAGGAGGAAGGAAAGGAAACCTTTGAGGTTTGGGAAAAATTGAATCCCTCAAAATATGTAGGATTGGGATTCACTATGCAATCCGGCGATACCATTTGGCAGGAACAAATAAAATTGGAAAAAGATGAAAAGAACTGGAATTTTAAGGTTAAGAGTCCGGATGAAGCTTCTTTTACCATTTTTAAGGTAACAGCAATTAGGGAAAACAGCTTCGAATGCGAAAATAAAGATATTGAGTTTCCAAATTCTATAAAATATGACTTGGAAGCTTCGCATTTAAAGGCCACGGTTTCCGGAGGCGAAATGCAAATTAATTTTGATTTCGAGAAATTAAAATAG
- a CDS encoding GNAT family N-acetyltransferase yields MNIREIQPKDNVRMTEIVREVILEMGAPKVGTAYEDAALENLFEAYSKEKAAYFVLELDGKVVGGAGIAHLTNEKETVCELQKMYFSSKARGKGFGMQMMDTCLETAKQFGFEQCYIETMPYMTDAQKLYKKAGFYYIDAPMGNTGHYSCPVWMLKDL; encoded by the coding sequence ATGAATATTCGAGAAATTCAGCCAAAAGATAATGTTAGGATGACCGAAATCGTTCGGGAGGTAATTTTAGAAATGGGTGCGCCAAAAGTGGGAACGGCCTACGAAGATGCAGCTCTAGAAAATTTATTTGAAGCCTACAGTAAAGAAAAAGCCGCTTATTTTGTGTTGGAATTGGATGGCAAAGTAGTGGGCGGGGCTGGAATTGCTCATTTAACGAATGAAAAAGAGACCGTTTGCGAACTTCAAAAAATGTACTTTTCCAGCAAAGCCAGAGGCAAGGGGTTTGGAATGCAAATGATGGACACCTGTTTGGAAACCGCCAAGCAATTTGGTTTTGAGCAGTGTTATATCGAAACCATGCCGTATATGACCGATGCCCAAAAGCTCTATAAAAAAGCTGGGTTTTATTACATTGATGCGCCCATGGGCAACACGGGGCATTATTCTTGCCCAGTTTGGATGCTGAAAGATTTGTAA
- a CDS encoding PAS domain-containing protein: protein MKNDLKNMLSLDLFFSGLNDGKNQFAFSEEKNSSMPLLSWDFFSLINSERLENLKLSKDIETVKAIAKKHRWENDINTIFKENDFEALVITDIDQKIVWVNDGFSKMTGYPKRFAMNKNPKFLQGKQTSEASKNEIKRNLKRSQPFRKVITNYKKDGTEYKCELKVFPLYTDKTTHFIALEKQVV, encoded by the coding sequence ATGAAAAATGATTTAAAGAACATGTTGAGTTTAGACCTTTTCTTTTCTGGTCTTAATGATGGAAAAAATCAATTTGCTTTTTCAGAAGAAAAAAATAGTTCCATGCCTCTTTTGAGCTGGGATTTTTTCAGTTTAATTAATTCTGAAAGACTAGAAAACCTTAAGCTTAGCAAAGATATCGAAACGGTTAAAGCCATAGCGAAAAAACATCGCTGGGAAAACGACATCAATACTATTTTTAAGGAAAATGATTTTGAAGCACTTGTAATTACAGATATAGACCAGAAAATAGTTTGGGTAAACGATGGTTTTTCTAAAATGACAGGTTATCCCAAAAGATTTGCCATGAATAAGAACCCAAAATTTCTTCAAGGGAAACAAACTTCAGAAGCGAGTAAAAACGAAATTAAGCGGAATCTAAAACGCAGTCAACCTTTTCGAAAGGTGATTACCAATTACAAAAAAGACGGTACTGAATATAAGTGCGAGCTAAAGGTTTTTCCTCTTTACACTGATAAAACAACTCATTTTATCGCCTTGGAAAAGCAGGTAGTTTAA
- the ribD gene encoding bifunctional diaminohydroxyphosphoribosylaminopyrimidine deaminase/5-amino-6-(5-phosphoribosylamino)uracil reductase RibD has product MKIHEIYIKRCIELAKNGLGNTYPNPMVGSVIVANNRIIGEGYTSPAGQNHAEVNAINSVKDTSLLKKATIYVTLEPCSHFGKTPPCADLIIKNKIPNVVIGTLDSHEKVCGRGVQKLMEAGCNVTIGVLEDECKASNKRFFTFHEQKRPYIILKWAQSNDGYLSPLPNPEQERKPIWITNQLSRQVVHKWRTEEHAILVGTSTVIMDNPKLNSRDWKGNSPIRFVLDKTLKTPNTSHVWNDSITTVFLMDEKTNAPKTSFKNITFEAINYDMEIAGQIATVLYENNIQSIIIEGGARTLQTFIDANLWDEARIFKGQIDFNDGTLAPRLQNRALEEKHHLGDDTLEIFKNNC; this is encoded by the coding sequence ATGAAGATACATGAAATCTACATAAAAAGATGCATCGAGCTCGCTAAAAATGGGCTTGGAAACACGTATCCCAATCCTATGGTAGGAAGTGTTATTGTAGCCAATAACAGAATTATTGGGGAAGGTTACACCAGTCCCGCCGGCCAGAATCATGCTGAAGTAAATGCCATAAATTCGGTTAAAGACACCTCTCTTTTAAAAAAAGCGACCATTTATGTAACGCTGGAGCCATGCTCCCATTTTGGAAAGACGCCTCCCTGTGCCGACTTGATTATAAAAAATAAAATACCCAATGTGGTAATTGGTACATTGGATTCTCATGAAAAAGTATGTGGTCGAGGAGTACAAAAACTCATGGAAGCTGGTTGCAACGTGACCATTGGCGTTCTAGAGGATGAATGCAAAGCTTCCAACAAACGATTTTTCACATTTCATGAGCAAAAACGCCCCTACATTATTTTAAAATGGGCTCAATCTAACGACGGATATTTGAGTCCGCTACCCAACCCTGAACAAGAGCGCAAACCGATATGGATTACCAACCAACTTTCGCGGCAAGTGGTTCATAAATGGCGTACGGAAGAACATGCGATCCTCGTAGGCACATCGACCGTTATAATGGACAATCCTAAACTAAACAGCAGAGATTGGAAAGGCAATTCGCCAATTCGGTTTGTACTGGATAAAACCTTAAAAACCCCAAACACCTCCCATGTGTGGAATGATAGCATTACTACTGTTTTTCTTATGGACGAAAAGACGAACGCACCAAAGACATCTTTTAAGAATATTACGTTCGAAGCCATAAATTACGATATGGAAATTGCCGGGCAAATTGCAACAGTACTTTATGAAAACAACATACAAAGTATAATTATAGAAGGGGGCGCACGTACCTTGCAAACCTTTATCGACGCCAACCTATGGGACGAAGCTAGAATTTTTAAAGGGCAGATAGATTTTA
- a CDS encoding ArnT family glycosyltransferase codes for MKKYVPIILTLSILKFIIQWLANRNYGFHRDELLHLSVSEHLDWGFMEFPPFIGAIGKLSYWLFDYSLLGVRLFPTLAGVAILVLCCLIAKELGGKSKAILLAGICVLAFLPFYRNHTLFQPVAFDQLFWTLGFFFIVKFINSKNKKFLILLGITFGLGLLNKYTIIVWAFGVFIGLFFYKKGVLFKNKWLYLSVLISLLIFLPNLIWQIQNEFPLLEHLQALNANQLNKITRLEFVLEQLNFPFTLIISLIGLISLFTDRYLKKYKTIGVASIVIFSVMWLLHSKAYYVFAIYPVLFASGAVKIERLFSKKSVWVYAIAVVTLVPFVYFIPEATPLLPIEKYVDYKNLKEENERVELTGDYADMFGWEEQVKLVDSVYQSLNPSEKINCVLWAENYGEAGVLKILEKKYNLPNPISRHGSFWTWGYGNKNASVYISLGNEKPSVEHVFEEVHLVKIITHKYVIGEENGIPLYICRKPKVDIEKWWKDYKEHVFD; via the coding sequence ATGAAAAAATATGTACCCATAATTCTAACCTTATCGATACTAAAATTTATCATACAATGGTTAGCGAATAGAAACTATGGTTTTCATCGTGATGAGCTACTTCATTTATCCGTAAGTGAGCATTTAGATTGGGGATTTATGGAATTCCCGCCTTTTATAGGTGCAATAGGGAAATTATCGTACTGGCTTTTTGATTATTCCCTTTTGGGAGTAAGGCTATTTCCTACCTTAGCGGGTGTCGCTATTCTCGTATTATGTTGTTTAATTGCAAAGGAACTTGGCGGCAAGTCGAAAGCTATCTTGCTTGCTGGAATTTGCGTGCTGGCATTTCTTCCTTTTTATAGAAATCATACCCTGTTTCAACCGGTAGCTTTTGATCAACTGTTTTGGACGCTCGGATTCTTCTTCATTGTTAAATTTATAAATTCAAAAAATAAAAAATTCCTTATCCTTTTGGGTATTACCTTCGGGTTGGGGCTACTGAACAAGTACACCATAATAGTCTGGGCATTCGGAGTTTTTATTGGATTGTTTTTCTATAAAAAAGGGGTGCTTTTTAAAAACAAATGGCTATACCTATCGGTTTTGATTTCATTATTAATTTTCTTGCCTAACCTAATCTGGCAAATTCAAAATGAATTTCCGCTTCTAGAGCACTTGCAAGCCTTGAATGCAAATCAGCTAAATAAAATTACTCGCTTAGAATTTGTGCTTGAACAATTAAACTTTCCGTTTACACTAATTATAAGTCTTATTGGTCTCATTTCATTGTTTACAGATAGATATTTGAAAAAATACAAAACTATTGGAGTTGCTTCGATCGTGATTTTTTCTGTAATGTGGCTTCTCCATTCTAAAGCCTATTATGTGTTTGCAATCTATCCCGTTCTTTTTGCAAGTGGAGCGGTAAAGATTGAGCGTTTATTTTCTAAAAAGTCAGTTTGGGTTTATGCAATTGCTGTTGTCACTTTGGTTCCTTTTGTATATTTTATTCCGGAAGCCACACCATTACTGCCAATTGAAAAATATGTCGATTATAAAAATCTCAAGGAAGAAAATGAACGGGTAGAGTTAACAGGGGATTATGCAGATATGTTTGGCTGGGAAGAACAAGTAAAGTTAGTGGATAGCGTATATCAATCATTGAACCCCAGCGAAAAAATAAACTGTGTTCTGTGGGCTGAAAATTATGGAGAAGCTGGAGTACTTAAAATTTTAGAAAAAAAATATAATTTACCAAATCCGATAAGCAGGCATGGGAGTTTTTGGACTTGGGGCTACGGAAATAAAAATGCGAGTGTTTACATTAGTTTAGGCAATGAAAAACCGTCTGTTGAACACGTTTTTGAGGAAGTCCATTTAGTTAAGATTATTACTCACAAATATGTGATTGGTGAAGAAAACGGAATTCCACTCTATATATGTAGAAAACCGAAAGTCGATATTGAAAAATGGTGGAAAGACTATAAAGAACATGTCTTTGACTAA
- the prmC gene encoding peptide chain release factor N(5)-glutamine methyltransferase, producing MKLGELREIYRKELKDVYPIQEINTFFNWLSEAYLGYKSFEVVQNISSSVEQHQQNKFMEALGLLKKEKPIQHILGKAYFNGYDFYVNEHTLIPRPETEELVSWILQEVDASQSLNILDIGTGTGCIPISLAKKLPKARISAVDISTEALKIAKKNAKSLNAEVVFSQVDILKVSTLENLFPHIENFDIIISNPPYVRNLEKAEIKNNVLKYEPETALFVEDNNALVFYEAIAKLAVNHLRKGGRLFFEINQYLGEATVSLVKAHGFETVVLKKDLFQNDRMIKAEK from the coding sequence ATGAAGTTAGGGGAGCTCCGTGAGATTTATAGAAAAGAATTAAAAGATGTTTATCCCATTCAGGAAATAAACACTTTTTTCAATTGGCTAAGCGAAGCTTATTTGGGATATAAATCTTTTGAAGTGGTGCAAAATATATCGTCTTCTGTTGAGCAGCATCAACAAAATAAGTTCATGGAGGCTTTAGGGTTGCTCAAAAAGGAAAAACCTATTCAACATATTTTAGGGAAAGCATATTTTAATGGATACGATTTCTATGTTAACGAGCATACCTTAATTCCCCGACCAGAGACCGAAGAATTGGTAAGCTGGATCCTTCAAGAAGTAGATGCTTCACAATCATTAAATATTTTGGATATCGGTACAGGAACTGGATGTATCCCTATTTCTTTGGCAAAAAAACTACCTAAGGCCCGAATTTCAGCAGTGGATATTTCTACTGAAGCTTTGAAAATTGCTAAAAAGAATGCTAAATCCTTAAATGCAGAGGTCGTATTTTCGCAGGTAGATATTTTGAAGGTTTCAACCCTTGAAAACTTATTTCCGCATATTGAAAATTTCGATATTATCATTTCCAATCCGCCTTATGTGCGTAATTTGGAGAAAGCCGAAATAAAGAATAACGTTTTAAAATATGAGCCGGAAACAGCATTGTTTGTTGAAGACAACAATGCATTGGTTTTTTATGAAGCCATTGCAAAGTTGGCGGTTAACCATTTACGGAAGGGAGGTAGATTGTTTTTTGAAATCAACCAATATCTAGGGGAAGCAACCGTATCGCTGGTAAAAGCACATGGTTTTGAAACTGTAGTTTTAAAGAAAGATTTATTTCAAAACGACCGAATGATAAAAGCAGAAAAGTAA